The nucleotide sequence ctgagtttcttttttctccacctttaaaactgctagaaagtgagctgagaaatACACATTGTGGTGAACTAGAAAAACAGCCCATTACTCCAATAGTTTAGatacattcttttgaaaaaaacagCAGTATAGCAATGTCTGGGTCACAGGCCTTGAACAGATGCCAGAAAACTGTGAGCAACCTGGGAAATTAACTGTATGAGGCCCTGAAGAGGAGCAAACACAACACTGCAGTGAAGGCTGGGCTTATTCCTTCAGCACAGAAACTTCCTTGGATTCAACATGTCAAActctaaatgtgattttaattccaGAGAAACCTTACAGGAAACAAATGCAAACTGCAGAGAACCCATAATCAATAAGAAGGTGCTGTATGCTAATCTGCCCAAGTGTAGGATTTTATCTCTAAAGCTGATACTCctggaggaaaataaagtggcaggaggagacagcGTCTTCCACAATTAACACTGCCTCTATTAGGTCTGGGACTACCATAGGAAGGATCAATGCACTCAGAACACACGAGAGCACTCAGAATTGAAGAACTGCACACAATTGAGAAAGATTAAGGATAACACATATTGCTTCCTGTGCAGACATTTCTGTTGACTGAGCCAGCCCAATACTCTCAGATGTTCTTTCCCTGGCTTTGACTGAAAAGTCATGCAAATGGCCAGGAACCCAAATAGGACAGAGATTCAGGTACTGGGGAACTACTTGATATAACTCCCTCTTCGTGGCCTGGGATCctacctcatctgggagacagCGAAGGGATTCTGCAGCTTTTCAGCCATTTCTATATGTTTGGTGACCAGATCCCTCAGCTTCAGCCGGAATTGTCGTCTTTCCACCAATatatcctgtttctgttcattagaatattattttcttagtGGAGGgttgcacactcacatgcacacacacacacacacacacacacacacactcactcctcaACAACACTTCTGGATATacatgtacaagaacatacacattcagcaaaataacaagaattaatcatttgatatttctctgtatcaatggtctcatttccttaataaaaatacacagaaaacagaatggatacagaaaaaggatccttttttcttctgtatacaagaaacaaacttcaacaTCAATTATAGATATTACCTCTGGgtaaagaattggaaaaaaaaatcttccaagcaaatgtacctaaaagacaagctggtgtagctattttaatacctaacaaaatcgacctcaaaccaaaattaatcaaaagacatggggaaggacacaccacaaatataacattttaatttttttttaatttttcgagacagtgtttttccatagctttggagcttgtcctggaactagctcttgtagactaggctggccttgagcacaaggagatctgcttccctcagtttttcaagagctgggattaaaagtctgcaccacaaccacctggccatcatttcaattcttaacatgtatgccctaagtaaatttttaatataaacattaCTATAGCTTCTATAGCTTAAAacacatattgatttccacatgcTAATATGGAAATTATTACCAATAATAATCTCAGTCTCACCAATGTGCATATCATCAGTGTGCAGGTCATgcagacaaaaattaataaactctggattaactgaagtttttttttaatttatttattatgtatacgatattctgtgtgtatgcctgcaggccagaagagggcaccagaccccattacagatggttgtgagccaccatgtggttgctgggaattgaactcaggacctttggaagcactcgggaggcagaggcaggcggatctctgtgagttcgagaccagcctaatctacaagagctagttcgaggataggctccaaaaccacagagaaaccatgtctcgaaaaaaccaaaaaaaaaaaaaaaaaacaaaaaaacaacaaaaagaaagcacaaacgTATAATCTACTGACCTTGAACATTTGGTTCAAGCATCAATTATTTAAGTATTTAGACTAAGTTTGAGCTTGTGATGCAAACCCTTAATCCTAGCTgctcagagactgagacagatggACTGAACATTAAAGTCTGGACTGAActccactgtgagttcaaagctaatcttTGGAACGTAGTGTGATCATATCTCAAGACTTTAAAAGGATTTGGTGATATATCTCATTGTTATAATGTGTAACAAACATgagcaaagcccaggtttaatgttattttaataattagatcAAATAACCATGGGAGAACTGCTATTTTGTGAAGGGAAATTAAGGAGGAGTGGTCCCGGGTTCCGGGGAAGAGGGGTTGAatgactgggaggagggaaggaggttcaACGGATGAAAcatgagagaagataaaaaatgTAGACAATAACCACCCCTTTGACATTTACACGgggattttttctttcaaagatgtTTTCATACATTGATCTCACAAGATGCTAAATCCTTAGAAAGTCTTGGAATAATCACAGAAATCAACAATTGGACAGGATGTTAGTGAGCTACTGGAAAAGTAGATGGATGATcacgtgtgtgtgagggtgtgagtgtgtgtgtgtgtgtgtattactactGATGGTGGACAGCCTGCCCACATTGCTGCAGCCTACCTTATCCAACTCATCACATAGCTCACAGAACTTCTCATCGGTCTTTTCATAGAGATTCTTCACCTTCTCACAGGCCACTTGCATTGAAATCTGCTCCCTCCATAGCTTTCGGTTCTCCTCTCTCAACAtgctcacttttttcttcaacTGAGTTCGCTCATTCAGGAGCTGGTTGTGGAGGATGCTGAAACATCACAAAAACACATTGAGACCTACCTAGCCTCcatctcccacatcacccatgcaAACTCCCATGTCCCCAGACAGCCCTAGACCAGAGCCCACAGTCACCATGCCAGGATACCCTAGTGGCTGTCAAATGTCAGAGAATGGCCAAATTACAGAAAGACTCAGAttgcttttgaaaactgttacaataaaagaaatgcatgtaCTTCTGAGAGCAGGGTTTGCCTCCTACCACATGTACTTAACTGTCCATGGTATTGGGAAAGCATCAGCAGGTTGAGAGGTAGAAGACAAACATTCTCTGAGGGAGGACAGCAGACCcaattgaaatatattctatCTATGGGTAGAATGGGATCACCTCTGTAAACCCCTACCAGAGCCCCCAAGACCCACAAATGCCTGACACCTTTATTATGGTACAAATAGATTTTCTATCGAGAGGCTCCTGAGCCTGGCAGGACAATGTTATGATGGGCTCACAGATACTTCAGTCTTAGCAAAACTAGTCCAGTAGGTCCAAGTCAAGAGCATAAGACAGACTGCTTTTTATAGGGAGACAGGCCAAAAGGAAAGTCCTCACTTtggttcaaaggcaaaaacatggCAAAAGCAGTCACTGCCAAGGAATAGAGTCCCAGTGAAGTCAGTCACTCACCTGTCAGAGACAGTttcctcagtcagctccttgcacTTGTACAAGGCCTCTCTCATCTCCATGGGGAATTTCTGTAGATCCAACATCACTTTCTTATGCTCCATATTCACCATCTCCAACTCAAAATTTAGCCTGTATTAGGGCATAGCCCCAGAGCAAAGAACCCCGTGAATTCTGGACTTAATGATCCTATGATTTCAGGCTGTGCCCTAAACACCCCAGCACAGTCAATGTCACATTCTGATAGCTATGAACGAGGACAACCTGGTGCTGTTTAAACTTGCTGACGTGGCCCCAGACCAGCAATCAGGGGTGCAAAGGGAGTGATCCAGAGCTGCATGAATTCCATTAATGGGCCTGGAATAGAATAGTTAAGTCCTGGGGAGCCTGTGTCACAAGTCTGATCCCACCAGAAATCTATGATAATGTTGTTCCCGTCTTCAGAACGGGGATTTTTGATCCTAGGTTCCTATTGTTACTTGGATGTCTAAAGCACAAAATCAGTGTTAACAGCGAGCAGACCTGACTTAAGGATAGATATATAAGTCTCCAGTGGATTCCAATGGGCTGCCAAGGTGAGCACACGGGCCAGGAGCACCATCACTGGTCATAGTGGAGTTCCCTGACCGTAAAGGAACTTAGTGGGATCACCTGGAAACTGTGGCACAGAAAGAACCACATGCCACAGACCCCCAActgctaggacacacacacacacacgcacacacacacacatacatggaggaTGCCAAATAAATGTAGGCAGGCAGAATTGTCTCAGAATATAAGAAATCAGACTAGAGAGGAGCAGTGATGAAGTTCAGACCTCAAGTCACACACTGAGATGCACCAAGACGACTAGGCCCCTGcagctgctcccaggagcagccagtactcaGGCACCTGCTGGTTAAGCACAAAGACTCACCATAAACTCACAGCACCTAGCATCGTCCACAAGCCAACACCTGTCAAGGCCTCATGAAATGTATGCTGAGAGCTCACAAGTATTGCCCCATCCCCAGATTGATCCAGGCCACAggttctgctttttatttggagGAATCACACAGCCTGTGTCCTGATACCACTCCTTCCCAGGGTTCAGCTTTGCCTCTCAGATGCCCTCAGGAACTAGACAAAATGGCTACCTGTTGTTCAAATCCTTGTTGGTATAATTAGCCAGAATTCCACGAAGTTCATTCCTTTCTTGGGTCATCATCTGAAGCTGCAGGGTCAGCGTATCCACCTTGTTCATCTGCTGCTCCTGCCCAGTAACAGAGTTTGGGGTTGATGTTTTTCCAGCACTCCCTGCAGGTAGATAAATATTAGTGAATTTATGCAGTAGTATGGCACAGGACCAGGAGAGATCATGTTGAGTTCGAagaagaggccaaggaagagtGAATGCATGGAACACAGTGAAGGATCAGGACAACTCCTCAAACTGGGAGCCCCTAaagccatgcctctgtctccactcaCTGTGGCTAGCTATGTGTATCAGCCCCTCCTGCTGCCCCACTGGCCctgaaaggcatatgtcacccagccatgctgctttggaaatatcAACTCATTTCTGATGTGATACAGAAAATTCCTGGAGTTTCCAGTGCTTAGACACTCTCAGTCTCTTAGTGTGGCCTGGAATAGAAGTAACTGAATGTCTGATACCCTGGTGCATAGATGGGGAATTTCCCATGGGATACTCACAAAACCTAAAGAAATCACTGATGATGAGTTGTAGCAACAACCTACTCTCACACCCCATTAGTCTGTGCCTCTAGCTGGTCTTTgccactcaaaataaaattaaggaactCACAGAACAGCAGCTGTAACCTTGACAACTCCGGGATCTCTGCCAAACTAACTAGCAGCAATCCTTCACTATGGGTCTGCACTTTAGTAACCCAGAGAAGCAACATAGAACCATCTCTTCCAAGATCCCAGCTACTAAACCCCATTTCTGTAAGGTCCAACTCAACCCACAACCTCCTCCTTCGAAAGTCAGATCTCTCTGCCAACCAGTGTGCTCAATCTTGCCATTGTGTTTTCTGGTGAACCCTATATGcacataattgatgtgggagtgatttcttattaataaaaaaactgcctagacccatttgataggccaacccttaggtaggcggagaaaacagaacagaatgctgggagaaagaagctgaatcaggagtcgccatgattctcccactccaggcagacgcaggttaaggtcATTCTTGGTAAGCCAattcgtgggctacacagattaatagaaatgggttagatcgatatgtaagagctagccaataagaaactgaaactaaagggtcaggaagtgtttaaaagaatacagtttctgtgtaattatttcgggtaaagctagccatgcgggctgCTGGGTGCCCGGGACGCTGatccgccgctcctatttcaacacataaTGAGTGCCCCAAGAACACAACACTGTTGATTTCAAAAAAAAGATGCCAACGACTCTTTAGGATACAGCAGAATGTCCAGAGAACGGACTGTTAGAGTCTGTGCCAACTGCCATCACTTATCTCATAACTGTCTCTTCCCAAGTTCACCAAAAGCCAAACTGGCTTTTTCACGTGCCTTCCCTGAGACGCAGGGGTAGCTCGTCAGCAGCTCTCTGATTGTTGGAATCTAATTAATTGTAATTTAATACTTCATAATTTATGAAGGTCAAGACTCATTTTCTAAACATTCCCAAGGAATGGCTCTTCACCTCCTAATCAAAAAGATGGGAAGTGAAGGATACTAAGAAATCAGCTCATGTTGATGTGGAATGaagttcagtttcatgaagtgaaTGAGTACCTCAGGAAATATCCACAAGGCTGTTACAAtgtgtgggggtgatggggatTGTGGGTGACCCGTCAGACCAAAGATAAGTCACATGGGTAATGATGAAAATTTCCGCCAAACTTCAGCAGAGTACATTCCATCCATCATGATGTTAGCAAAGGTGAGATCACCTAGTGACAGGACAGGCTGGAGACACCTAAGGGCATCCACAGGTGAGCCCTCACTCACCAAGAACAGACACTTGCAGGGAGAGTGATGGCTCATTCCTGCACTCAAGTTAAAGTCAAGTTAAAGATGACTGGCTATTGAGATTCAGGAACtcagaaaccttaggggtcaCTGACATGCAGCAATACCCCATGGTTCCTACCCTGCATTTGGATGTGAGGTAAAATTTGAGATCCTCCAGCTTTGGTCAGAGGATTTTACTCTCCCTGTTATTAGTGACCCCCAATCAAAAGAAATCCAGTGTGGGTGAAGCTCAGTGCTGTAACTGAAACCtcattcatccctctctccttccttcccactcagaGTCAAAACAGAGGGCCCCTAGCACAGCAGCTGTAGGGTTGACCATTACTGGCTCTCTGCCAATCTAAGCATCAGAAACGTAAACTCCAGGTCTACTCTTTagtaacagagagaagcaggatagATTCATTACCTCCACGAAGCTCTAAGATCCTCTGACTCACTATGAAAAACCAAGCTGAGGCCCTCCACCATCAAGaaactccccactccctccccaggacTCACTGCGTTTTCCCCAGAACCATTTATGTCTTGATGAGTGACACTGAGGTTGAAggccagcttccttctgcctccctctagtctccttacgctctcccttctgtctcccaaggagcctgctcagtcttgccaacatggCTACGTCCAAAACCAGTAGGCAATGAGCAGATGCCCCACAGGCAGTTGGTGTTGCCACAACActgatgacatcacagagaaTCAGGGCTCCAGGATACAACAGAATGTCCAGGGAGGGGTCTGCTTCTGTCCATGGTACAGCCATTACCTCTGACTCATTTCCTCACTCCAAAATGACCTTAAACCAAGCAGCCATATCAGGAGCCTCTCTGGggtcaaaaaggaagaaggaagctcttatacaggtagtaataaaaaatttccccTGGAGAATCAGCAGAGCTCACTCAGGCTATAAGGTTGTGAGTGAAGATGTAATTCACTCTTGACGTGTCTGGTTGGAGTCACATGAGGCCAGAAGATACCtcagatatttagaaaaaacaGTCCTAGAAACAATATGATGGTCCAGACCTTGAATCAATATACTGAGGCAAGAGCAGTGACAAGTAAGAGGTCTGTCGGGGCTGTGAAGAGGCACCCTAAgttggaaacacacatgcacatgcacacacatacagatagaaGAGGCACACAATCATGGGATAGAATATGATGTACATCACTGCTATGGTCCTTCTATCAGCAAACAAAGCCAAATTCCTTGGCCTAGAGCCAGGTGTTATGATATATGTGCTTGTTAATGGCTTTCGGTACAATACCCATTGGGAGATCATGAGAAGGACAGGCATTTGGAGAGGCTTGGGGTTATAAAATCAAAGAGTTTGGTTATAGCCTAACCTCAATTTCCTATTTCTGACAGTTCTTGTAAAGAGGATCCAGCCCATCGTTAGgctgaaattcattttctccagatcTCTGGACTTTCTCAACAGAAGCATGTTCCTTAAACTTAGGGCTGATGAGGTCTGTCAGGTGATCTGTGCCATTTCAGATATGGAAGCCCTAAGCAGGTGAATGTGATTAgcaacttttttttataaatagggTCTTGTAGAGACCAACAAGTTGAGAACCAAACATCTGGCAAAACTGGTATGAAAAGTTTTATGAACATACAGAGTGGTGCTGTGGTaaagaagcagaagtgagaagtgagatacagagagagagagagagagagagagagagagagagagagagagagagagagagagaatatggtttGCAAATCAATCTGAGATGTGACAAGATCTAGAAAACAAGGTATAATGGATTATCAGCAAATTCCAGCAACTAAGAAAGTGACCTGTGTAGGGGAAACCCAGCCCAAGGGGGTGTGTtagccttgggctaatgtttaggTATAAATCTGGCGGGCGTGAGCCCCGCTGGTCCCTTTTTGTACTTCCTGTTCATCACTGGAACCCtagtgttgtaagctattccctcattaaagtttactatttcatattaagctagcctggttattacgccacaCAGCTTGGCCTTTGCAATAAATAATTGTGAGATGTCACACTTCCATAAACACACTTCTCCAAATCAGGAGATATTCTTATCCACCCCAGCCAAATATGCACAAAACCATTCTGCATGTGCCTGCCTCTAATCTCACCAGTCTCCCACACAAATAGGCTTCACTCTCTTCCAAATGACCTGACTGCACCTATGACCCACAATGTTTTCTCTCGACCCACCCATGGAATCTGGGAGGTGctcaggaaatgaactgagagatAAGACTTTGCCTACCTGATACTCAAAATGCAGCCTTGAGATTCTCAATCTCTGGATGATAGCCCTAAACCATCCCTCTACAGGAAAGGGAGTCTTGCTGTCAgctagtttttcttcttccctttacatTCTTCAGAAATCTAGGGGACAGCCTCCTCAAGGCTACTCACAGTGGCACATGGTACAGCTTGGCTTCATAACCCTCAAGTCTCACCTCAAGATGTCAAAAGAAAATTGACAGATTTCACAAACACTCATACGGTTGGAGATGCCGAGGTTATCTATTGTTCACTCTAGCACCTTGCAGGGCCAGAATGTGTTCACCAGACTAAGCATGTTATCTTCTCTGATATCATCCCAGGACACACAAATCTGGCTGGAAGGAGCcaagcttccttcctttccacagCCTCATAAGGCCCATAATATTGTGAGGTAAGTTCACGTATTATCTCTGCATGGACATTTGCCTATCAAAGAAAACTCATGTACCCAAAACAACTTCTGCTATCTCTGGTTCCAACAGAATCTTGTTCCAATTCTGCATTCCTTAGCAAAAGCAACTTGTGTCTTCTATTGCTTAAAGCTTCCCTTTTTCCCATAGTACACACCATTGGGAGTTTGCCTAAATCATCAAGAATTGACTACTACAGCATTCATCATCCATtcactttactttaaaattattgaaagccgtgcaatggtggcgcacgcctttaatcccagcactcgggaggcagaggtagggggatctctgtgagttcgagaccagcctggtctgcagagctagttccaggacaggctccaaagccacagagaaaccctgtctcgaaaaacaaaaaaaataaataaataaataaaattattgaggGATGTGCCCTATAAACAACAAGTCTTTTTGTTTCCTGCACCTCTATTTTCTAAAAAGCTTTCAGAGATCTCACTAACAGACTTACCTGCCCACTCCTCTATCAGTCAAAAGGGTCCTTAAgggttatatgcatatttaccaTTAAGTCTGCAAATGCTTCATTCTTGATGCTTGCAGCCCTCAACTTGGGCTGAACTTAAGACATACTTCCAGGAATACAATTATctcagagaagaatttaaaacaaaactatgcatataaaactaaattacaacaatatttcaaataaaaatgtgaacCTTGTATAAATGAtgtaacatgtacatatacatgagcATCTTTCCACATAGTTAGGAACCAGAAATACTTGGAGTGCGTGTACAAAAGTATAAATGTTCACTTATCAGGTGGTTAATGAATGCTGCTCCCATTAGAAATGATAACCTCTGCTGACAGTACAGAGCAACCACTGACCATGGAATATTCTGCAAGGCATAATTCAAAGTACAAATGATGCATCCCTGGGACACATTACTcagatattttagtaaaatttttaCTGTATGATTGCTCTTGGAGAGTACCCAGGTTGCAGTACACTCAGGCAAATGGGGGCTCACAGCCCTCTGTGACTCCTGTTGCAGAAGATATTATGTCctcttgtgacccctttgggcaGTGCAAACATGTGCAGCAGAGACAAACATTCAGGCAAAtcacccacacatgtaaaatgaaagtGAAGAGAGTTTTTAATTGACCTGGATATTATAACCTTCCTGACACACTCATGTACTATTCTAATGTGTAGGTCCATGTGTTATGCATTTTCTGGTAACATGTTTGCTCTTGATGATGTGTAAGACAGGCTCTCcatatgtattcctggctgtcctggaactcaccatgtagactgtGCTGGCCTAAAAATATCCAAATGCTTCTGCATTCtcatgttgggattacaagtgtgaatcACCATTCACGCTCCACCTTTTTGGGtaacttcattttattgtttttgttttgtcaatgagacagaatttcacttgATAGCCAAACTATCCTAAATTTCACTATGTTGactaggttgactttgaactctcagagatctacatGTCTATACCTACCGAGTTCTGGAATTTAAGGCATGAATCATTATGCATGACATgactttccatgtgtttttaatAGATGGAGgatgttgttggaggctgcttgttcagtcctgactgcccagactataaaataatcactcagaaactatattattt is from Microtus pennsylvanicus isolate mMicPen1 chromosome 1, mMicPen1.hap1, whole genome shotgun sequence and encodes:
- the LOC142849346 gene encoding disks large homolog 5-like, which codes for MNKVDTLTLQLQMMTQERNELRGILANYTNKDLNNRLNFELEMVNMEHKKVMLDLQKFPMEMREALYKCKELTEETVSDSILHNQLLNERTQLKKKVSMLREENRKLWREQISMQVACEKVKNLYEKTDEKFCELCDELDKKQDILVERRQFRLKLRDLVTKHIEMAEKLQNPFAVSQMSSALEN